The Calditerrivibrio nitroreducens DSM 19672 genome window below encodes:
- a CDS encoding glutamine--tRNA ligase/YqeY domain fusion protein, with protein MEIIPSNFIEEIIVEDLKSGKVKSVITRFPPEPNGYLHIGHAKSICLNFGLALKFNGRCNLRFDDTNPEKEDTEYVESIKRDVKWLGFDWGEKEFYASDYFDFMYEMAIKLIKMGKAYVCHLSPEEMRRYRGTLTEPGINSPYRDRSIEENLELFEKMRRGEFEEGEAVLRAKIDMSSPNINLRDPVMYRIIKQNHHRTGNKWCIYPSYDWAHGLEDSIEGVTHSICTLEFEDHRPLYDWFLDQLGVYHPQQIEFARLNLTYTVMSKRKLLKLVEDGYVSGWDDPRMPTISGLRRRGYTPESIRKFAEMIGVAKSNSVVDYGMLEFCIREDLNKRAQRVMVVINPVKLIITNYPDGKKEMMEAVNNPEDESMGKRLVPFSKVLYVEREDFSEEPDPKFFRLAPGKEVRLQHGYYVTCTGFKKGDDGNIEEIYCTYDPDSRGGWTKDGRKVKGTIHWVSAEDAIDIEVRMYSHLFTKENPDDVEEGKNFTDYINPDSLKIFTAKGEPFIKDCNEEYYQFLRNGYFRKDEDSTKKKPVFNKTVGLKDSWSKGKK; from the coding sequence ATGGAAATCATACCATCTAATTTTATAGAAGAGATAATTGTGGAAGATTTAAAATCTGGAAAAGTAAAAAGCGTCATTACAAGATTTCCTCCGGAGCCCAATGGGTATCTTCATATTGGGCATGCAAAATCGATATGCCTCAATTTTGGACTTGCATTGAAGTTTAATGGTAGGTGTAATCTTAGGTTCGATGATACCAATCCTGAAAAAGAGGATACTGAGTATGTGGAGTCGATAAAGAGAGATGTGAAATGGCTTGGGTTTGACTGGGGTGAAAAGGAGTTTTATGCTTCTGATTATTTCGATTTTATGTATGAAATGGCGATAAAACTTATTAAAATGGGTAAGGCTTATGTCTGCCACCTTTCCCCCGAAGAGATGAGAAGATACAGGGGAACGTTGACGGAGCCCGGGATCAATAGCCCCTACAGAGATAGAAGCATTGAGGAGAATCTGGAGCTTTTTGAAAAGATGAGAAGGGGTGAGTTTGAGGAAGGGGAAGCGGTTTTAAGAGCTAAGATAGATATGTCCTCCCCAAATATAAATTTAAGGGATCCTGTGATGTATCGTATCATTAAACAGAACCACCACAGAACCGGTAATAAATGGTGCATCTACCCATCTTATGACTGGGCCCACGGTCTGGAGGATTCAATTGAAGGGGTTACCCATTCAATATGTACCCTTGAGTTTGAAGATCATAGGCCACTCTACGATTGGTTTCTGGATCAGCTTGGGGTTTACCATCCACAGCAGATAGAGTTTGCAAGGTTGAACCTTACTTACACCGTTATGAGTAAGAGAAAATTGTTGAAACTGGTGGAGGATGGCTACGTTTCCGGCTGGGATGACCCCAGGATGCCCACAATAAGTGGACTTAGAAGGAGAGGATACACTCCGGAATCTATACGAAAATTTGCCGAAATGATAGGTGTGGCTAAGAGTAATAGCGTGGTGGATTATGGTATGCTTGAGTTCTGTATCAGGGAGGATCTCAATAAAAGAGCCCAGAGGGTGATGGTGGTCATCAATCCGGTGAAACTTATCATTACAAATTATCCGGATGGTAAGAAGGAGATGATGGAGGCTGTGAATAATCCAGAGGATGAATCGATGGGGAAGAGACTTGTTCCTTTTTCAAAGGTTTTGTATGTAGAGAGGGAGGATTTTTCGGAAGAGCCTGACCCAAAGTTTTTCAGGTTGGCACCAGGTAAAGAGGTTAGGTTACAACACGGGTATTACGTTACCTGCACAGGATTTAAAAAAGGTGATGATGGAAATATCGAAGAGATATATTGTACGTATGATCCAGATAGCAGGGGTGGATGGACAAAAGATGGTAGGAAAGTAAAGGGTACCATCCATTGGGTTTCCGCAGAAGATGCCATAGATATTGAGGTTAGAATGTATAGCCATCTATTTACAAAAGAAAATCCTGATGATGTGGAAGAAGGTAAGAATTTTACAGATTATATAAATCCAGATTCCCTTAAAATATTCACTGCAAAGGGGGAGCCTTTTATAAAAGATTGCAATGAAGAGTATTATCAGTTTTTGAGAAATGGGTATTTCAGAAAGGATGAAGACTCAACAAAAAAGAAACCTGTTTTCAATAAAACTGTTGGGCTGAAGGATAGCTGGAGCAAGGGGAAGAAGTAG
- a CDS encoding YdcF family protein: MLFFKKLLYYFLIPPWIFIVGFILGGYFLKGFKRYLLFFFAVMLYLFSISPVKDILIYPIEKDYINLKCDGDIIVVLGGGVYGNGELSEDAFKRVVKGFEKGRGGDKIIIVSGGRVSESYPYEAEVMKDLLVTLGIREGNIIMDKDSKDTVENAKFTKKIVEEKGIKGDVILITSAYHMKRGILIFKKYGFDNICAAATDFKFDGVYSIYDFLPSASNLNTVSKALKEYLGILFYRIK, translated from the coding sequence ATGCTTTTTTTTAAAAAACTTTTGTATTATTTCTTAATTCCCCCGTGGATATTTATTGTTGGATTTATATTGGGTGGGTATTTTTTAAAGGGATTTAAAAGGTATCTGCTCTTCTTTTTTGCTGTAATGCTCTATCTTTTTTCCATTTCACCAGTGAAGGATATATTGATATATCCAATTGAAAAGGATTATATTAATCTGAAATGTGATGGGGATATCATCGTTGTCCTTGGGGGAGGTGTTTATGGAAATGGAGAGCTCTCAGAGGATGCGTTTAAAAGGGTGGTGAAGGGGTTTGAAAAGGGGCGAGGAGGAGATAAAATTATCATTGTATCGGGTGGAAGGGTGAGTGAAAGTTATCCATACGAAGCTGAGGTGATGAAAGATCTCCTGGTTACACTTGGAATACGAGAAGGGAATATAATTATGGATAAAGATAGTAAAGATACGGTGGAAAATGCCAAATTTACTAAAAAAATTGTGGAAGAAAAGGGGATAAAGGGGGATGTAATTCTTATAACTTCCGCCTATCACATGAAAAGGGGGATACTGATCTTTAAAAAATATGGGTTTGATAATATTTGTGCTGCTGCTACAGATTTCAAGTTTGATGGGGTTTATTCCATATACGATTTTTTGCCATCTGCGTCCAATCTGAATACTGTTTCGAAGGCGCTGAAGGAGTATCTGGGGATACTTTTTTACAGGATTAAATAG
- the hrcA gene encoding heat-inducible transcriptional repressor HrcA codes for MDDILNEREKIVLKMIVEEYIRTSEPVGSRFVSKHSPLGLSPASIRNVMSDLEEKDMIKQTYVSSGRVPSDLGLRYYVDRLISIQPFDVEELNSVIGQRKLNIKSVFDTVTQKLGELTNSVGFVVSPKLNSSYLKHIEFIRLNRESVLAIIVTRAGIVHNVIVETDGEIRDNELVMMSNFLNQNFMNKSLSELKEALYQEMIDDKDRISDIYNKMLNIGRATFEGVDDDYEIVLHGINNIIAQPEFKKDLDTLKELLDIFESKKRMLNILNKLISRHGIKIFIGSEIGERVAEELGVVLTDYRRGDNIVGMLGVIGPKRMRYPQVLPIVDYTSKLITNILTEIGGDDE; via the coding sequence ATGGATGATATCCTTAATGAAAGAGAAAAGATAGTTTTAAAGATGATAGTTGAAGAGTATATAAGGACGAGTGAGCCTGTGGGATCTCGTTTTGTATCAAAACACAGCCCTCTGGGCTTAAGTCCTGCTTCCATCAGGAATGTCATGAGCGATCTGGAAGAAAAGGATATGATAAAGCAGACGTATGTCTCATCTGGAAGGGTTCCGTCTGATCTGGGGCTTAGGTATTACGTGGATAGGCTTATCTCTATACAGCCATTTGATGTGGAAGAGCTAAATAGTGTAATTGGTCAGAGGAAGCTCAATATCAAATCTGTATTTGATACTGTCACCCAAAAGTTAGGGGAGCTTACGAATTCTGTGGGGTTTGTGGTGTCCCCAAAGTTGAATAGCTCATATTTAAAACATATAGAATTTATAAGATTAAACAGGGAAAGCGTACTTGCCATTATCGTCACAAGGGCTGGTATAGTTCACAACGTTATTGTAGAAACAGATGGTGAGATCAGAGATAATGAACTTGTGATGATGAGTAATTTTTTGAATCAGAATTTTATGAATAAAAGTTTGAGTGAGCTAAAAGAGGCTCTTTATCAGGAAATGATAGATGATAAAGATAGGATAAGTGATATATACAATAAGATGCTTAATATAGGTAGAGCCACTTTTGAAGGGGTGGATGACGATTATGAAATCGTATTGCATGGAATAAACAATATAATTGCACAACCGGAATTTAAGAAGGATCTGGATACTTTAAAGGAGCTCCTTGATATATTTGAGAGTAAGAAAAGGATGTTAAATATTTTAAATAAACTTATATCAAGGCATGGAATAAAGATATTTATAGGTTCGGAAATAGGTGAAAGGGTTGCGGAGGAGCTTGGGGTGGTTTTGACTGATTATAGAAGAGGTGACAATATAGTTGGTATGCTTGGGGTCATTGGTCCAAAGCGGATGAGATACCCTCAGGTATTACCTATCGTTGACTATACATCAAAATTGATAACAAATATTTTAACTGAGATAGGAGGCGATGATGAATAA
- the grpE gene encoding nucleotide exchange factor GrpE: MNKERSEDLTDTEKISDESSQTENNNKDEVKSEEVIDPKDKEIEDLRKALSEANDNLLRVKADADNFRKRITKDFEEKLKYANQSLLMDFITFADNIDIALAHLQGAEEPSIDKIKEGFELILKQFKDILAKHGMKEICCEVGEQFDPNKHEALMLDSRDDMDNNTITMVLQKGYTLNDRVVRPTKVKVNKK, translated from the coding sequence ATGAATAAAGAAAGAAGTGAAGATCTCACAGATACAGAGAAGATATCTGATGAGAGCTCACAGACTGAAAATAATAATAAGGATGAGGTAAAATCAGAAGAGGTTATCGATCCGAAGGATAAAGAGATAGAAGATTTAAGAAAGGCATTGTCGGAAGCAAACGACAATCTATTAAGGGTAAAAGCTGATGCGGATAATTTTAGAAAAAGGATCACAAAAGATTTTGAAGAGAAACTTAAATATGCAAATCAGTCACTATTAATGGATTTTATAACGTTTGCTGATAATATTGATATAGCACTTGCACATCTTCAGGGTGCTGAAGAGCCTTCGATTGATAAGATAAAAGAGGGTTTTGAGCTTATTTTAAAACAGTTTAAAGATATCCTTGCCAAGCATGGTATGAAGGAGATCTGTTGCGAGGTTGGGGAACAGTTTGACCCCAATAAGCATGAGGCTCTTATGCTGGATTCGAGGGATGACATGGATAATAATACCATCACAATGGTACTTCAAAAAGGGTACACCCTCAATGATAGGGTGGTAAGACCTACAAAAGTAAAAGTAAATAAAAAATAA